The following proteins come from a genomic window of Terribacillus aidingensis:
- a CDS encoding UDP-glucose/GDP-mannose dehydrogenase family protein, which produces MKKIAIVGTGYVGLVTGVALSDVGHDVTCVDIDETKVAKMNQGLSPIYEPGLAELMTKNIERGNLHFTTDHSIAFHDADAIYIAVGTPERADGSANLDFVQQVARDIAAHVTDKGAVVVTKSTVPVGTNKLVKHWITEALDRDVQIEVVSNPEFLREGSAVHDTYNGDRIVIGSESEEAAALIEEINKPFGVPVFRTDIESAEMIKYASNAFLAAKISFINEIGTICGKLGANIEDVAKGMGMDKRIGDKFLNAGIGYGGSCFPKDTKALVQIAGDVNHTFDLLESVINVNNKQQQIPVDMAQMVVRGGLEGKKVAMLGLAFKPNTDDMRESASIVLAQKLTDLGANISAFDPIAMDNAKRLLPETVHYAASTEEALQDADVAIIVTEWDEFKDLPLTVFEQQMKQPIVIDGRNCYPLSYVETANIDYYSIGRPSVIRAKKSNQPAN; this is translated from the coding sequence ATGAAGAAAATTGCAATTGTTGGAACAGGATATGTAGGCTTAGTTACAGGAGTGGCACTTTCAGATGTAGGACATGATGTCACATGTGTGGATATCGATGAGACGAAGGTTGCCAAGATGAATCAAGGCTTGTCTCCAATCTATGAGCCAGGTCTAGCAGAATTAATGACCAAAAATATCGAAAGAGGCAATCTTCATTTCACGACTGACCACAGCATCGCATTCCATGATGCAGATGCTATCTATATTGCTGTCGGTACCCCAGAGAGAGCGGACGGTTCTGCTAACCTTGACTTTGTCCAGCAGGTAGCAAGGGATATCGCTGCTCATGTAACAGACAAAGGAGCAGTTGTCGTAACAAAGAGTACAGTGCCTGTCGGTACGAACAAGCTTGTGAAGCATTGGATTACAGAAGCTCTTGATCGTGATGTGCAGATTGAGGTTGTATCTAATCCGGAATTCCTTCGCGAAGGCTCTGCTGTACACGATACATATAATGGTGATCGTATCGTAATCGGTTCTGAGTCTGAAGAAGCAGCAGCTTTAATAGAAGAAATCAATAAACCATTTGGCGTACCGGTATTCCGTACGGATATCGAGAGTGCCGAAATGATTAAATATGCGTCCAATGCCTTCCTGGCAGCGAAAATAAGCTTTATCAATGAAATTGGTACGATTTGCGGTAAGCTAGGTGCCAACATTGAAGATGTTGCAAAAGGAATGGGTATGGATAAACGTATCGGTGATAAATTCCTGAATGCTGGAATCGGTTATGGCGGCTCTTGCTTCCCGAAAGATACAAAAGCACTTGTTCAGATTGCTGGAGATGTGAATCATACATTCGATTTGCTGGAATCCGTTATCAATGTAAATAACAAGCAGCAGCAAATTCCTGTTGATATGGCGCAAATGGTCGTACGCGGCGGATTGGAAGGCAAGAAAGTTGCCATGCTTGGTCTTGCATTCAAGCCGAATACCGACGATATGCGTGAATCAGCAAGCATTGTTCTTGCCCAGAAATTGACTGATCTTGGTGCAAACATCTCCGCATTTGATCCAATCGCTATGGACAATGCGAAGCGATTGCTTCCAGAGACTGTTCATTATGCTGCAAGTACTGAGGAAGCACTACAGGATGCTGACGTAGCGATCATCGTGACAGAGTGGGATGAGTTCAAGGATCTTCCGCTGACTGTGTTCGAACAGCAGATGAAACAGCCAATCGTTATCGATGGCCGTAACTGCTACCCCCTCAGCTATGTAGAAACAGCGAATATCGATTACTATTCTATCGGACGACCTTCTGTCATCCGTGCCAAAAAATCGAATCAGCCAGCAAACTAA
- a CDS encoding sigma-70 family RNA polymerase sigma factor gives MKDIRNNDFSLILNQYKNMIHYHIHRMRIRDPHDEFLQEGIMALFLAWTGYDESKGDFNAYANRTIRFRLIDHLRKIIREKEKTDLIINEAHTKELIQQELDLIEQQEFWKRVKHTLTDKQWKWVYWYIIHGYAVKEIAAIEQTTEDAVKNWGKEVKRKLRDSAFIQDCRK, from the coding sequence TTGAAGGACATTCGCAATAACGATTTTAGTTTGATTCTGAACCAGTATAAAAATATGATTCATTATCATATCCACCGAATGCGTATTCGAGATCCGCACGATGAATTTCTGCAAGAAGGAATTATGGCATTGTTCCTCGCCTGGACCGGATATGATGAATCAAAAGGTGATTTTAACGCCTACGCCAACAGAACAATCCGCTTTCGCCTAATTGACCACCTCAGAAAAATCATCCGCGAAAAAGAAAAAACCGACCTCATCATCAATGAAGCCCACACAAAGGAACTCATCCAGCAAGAACTCGACTTAATCGAACAACAAGAATTCTGGAAGCGTGTCAAACATACACTCACTGATAAGCAATGGAAATGGGTGTACTGGTACATAATCCATGGTTATGCTGTGAAGGAAATCGCCGCAATCGAGCAGACTACGGAGGATGCAGTGAAGAACTGGGGAAAAGAAGTGAAACGCAAGCTGCGGGATTCTGCATTTATTCAGGATTGCAGAAAATAG
- a CDS encoding LysE family transporter, which yields MGNILNYILLGVSLSAPVGPVNAAQMEKGIRGGFLQSLSVGFGAMLADILYMLLVYLGFYHVIMIPVVQSFLFFFGSFVFLYLGIESVLKTRTLTRASMTTVAPLQGLRYGFFLALVNPISIMFWVGVYGSVLAKIVEQGESNHLLLYTISIFVGVFLWDNVIALLSSSLRRFLNDRLLRLITFVSGMSLLGFGIYFGYLGILSVL from the coding sequence ATGGGTAATATACTCAATTATATATTGTTAGGAGTAAGTCTCTCTGCGCCAGTCGGTCCAGTCAATGCCGCTCAAATGGAAAAAGGAATCCGCGGGGGATTCCTGCAAAGTCTATCTGTCGGGTTCGGTGCCATGCTGGCAGATATCCTGTATATGCTGCTTGTATATCTTGGGTTTTATCATGTCATCATGATCCCGGTCGTCCAGTCTTTTCTTTTCTTCTTCGGAAGCTTTGTTTTCCTTTATCTTGGTATCGAGAGCGTTCTGAAAACACGGACCTTGACTCGAGCCAGTATGACGACGGTTGCGCCGCTGCAAGGACTTCGATATGGTTTCTTTCTTGCACTCGTAAATCCAATCAGCATTATGTTTTGGGTAGGCGTTTATGGATCCGTTCTTGCCAAGATAGTCGAACAAGGCGAGTCAAATCATTTATTGCTTTACACAATCAGCATCTTTGTAGGTGTTTTTCTATGGGATAATGTAATCGCCCTTTTATCCAGCAGCCTGCGTCGTTTCCTGAATGATCGACTGCTGCGGCTGATTACCTTTGTTTCTGGCATGTCATTGCTTGGTTTTGGTATCTATTTTGGCTATTTAGGCATTTTGAGTGTGCTCTGA
- a CDS encoding amino acid permease, which produces MKWWQLSLVGIGCTIGTGYFLGSVIGIHLTGASIVISFVAAAIGTLIVFLSLARMTANDPQEGSFCYYAGKAFGGWAAFSCGWSYWCSNILIMGSQLTAISLLSQFWFEKIPLWVFSTIYAVLAIIVVLTGAKGFNKMENIFAVVKTAAITMFIILAALVLFNVISTESTYKPFEESFLHDGYKGLWASLIYAFYAFGGIEVIGMMSMQLKKKEEAAKAGTIMLIGLAIFYVVSLLLAISMVKTHDFKMNESPFVTALSKTPLDFFPHVFNAAVIIAGFSTLCAALFAVTNLLVVLAKDKDAPQLFAKKLKYKDLPLASMLLAAVGLLASIITALLLPGKIYEYITTAAGLLLLYNWMFILASAWKIEKFKMGNKLVTVIGGILLLAGISGTAVEAEVRPGLYVSAGFAVLILIIGIWVKRKKSEHTQNA; this is translated from the coding sequence ATGAAATGGTGGCAGCTGTCGCTTGTCGGGATTGGCTGTACGATTGGAACGGGGTATTTCCTTGGTTCGGTCATCGGCATCCATTTGACTGGTGCTTCCATTGTCATTTCTTTCGTAGCTGCCGCAATCGGCACATTGATTGTATTTTTATCATTGGCAAGAATGACTGCAAATGACCCGCAGGAAGGCTCATTCTGTTATTACGCAGGCAAAGCCTTCGGTGGTTGGGCGGCTTTTAGCTGCGGGTGGAGCTATTGGTGCTCGAATATATTGATTATGGGAAGTCAGCTGACGGCGATTTCGCTTTTGAGCCAGTTTTGGTTTGAAAAAATACCTCTATGGGTGTTTTCCACCATTTACGCTGTACTTGCAATTATTGTAGTCCTAACGGGTGCCAAGGGATTCAATAAGATGGAGAATATATTTGCGGTCGTCAAAACTGCAGCAATTACGATGTTTATTATATTGGCAGCACTTGTGTTATTTAACGTTATCTCTACAGAATCAACGTATAAGCCTTTTGAGGAGTCGTTCCTTCATGATGGATACAAAGGGCTATGGGCATCGCTGATTTATGCTTTTTATGCTTTTGGGGGTATTGAGGTTATCGGGATGATGTCCATGCAGTTGAAGAAGAAGGAAGAAGCCGCAAAGGCTGGGACAATTATGCTGATCGGACTGGCGATTTTTTATGTCGTTTCGTTGCTTTTGGCAATCAGCATGGTCAAGACGCATGATTTCAAGATGAATGAAAGTCCATTTGTTACGGCGCTATCGAAAACGCCGCTTGATTTCTTCCCGCATGTGTTTAATGCTGCTGTCATCATTGCTGGGTTCTCCACTTTATGTGCAGCACTTTTTGCGGTAACGAATCTGCTTGTCGTTTTGGCAAAAGACAAAGATGCGCCGCAGCTGTTTGCGAAGAAATTGAAATATAAAGATCTTCCTTTGGCTAGTATGCTGCTGGCGGCAGTAGGTCTGCTTGCCAGTATCATCACCGCTTTATTATTGCCCGGGAAAATATATGAGTACATCACCACGGCGGCAGGATTGCTGCTATTGTACAATTGGATGTTTATTCTGGCATCTGCCTGGAAGATTGAAAAGTTCAAGATGGGCAATAAGCTGGTGACGGTAATAGGAGGTATTCTGCTGCTCGCAGGAATCAGCGGAACAGCAGTCGAAGCGGAAGTACGTCCAGGCTTATATGTAAGTGCCGGCTTTGCGGTACTTATTCTTATTATCGGTATTTGGGTCAAACGGAAAAAATCAGAGCACACTCAAAATGCCTAA
- a CDS encoding DUF6270 domain-containing protein, translated as MLNIEIKGSCVTRESFNYQDKKTYKVNKYIFQKPLKVISTAPAALGDEASIIREIKLQLTNNESVSDFVLKQVDDSFTKKFIIGGADYFIFDLIDERMPTLKIGETYVERRPEIQKVLESFGVDFLNEPGNADDLYGYIDTFIEGLQQYYPLEKVILHKAFAQFKVSDGEQLVPLAYTFPDEGHRKYSARRAVETNLYLHSLYEYIEANYPEIPIIELKHMDYYSTHDHVYGRGYYHYNDEYYQDFLSALDAIVSGNPADEDKQKLIADDNLHLFKLQQNILDITAGFETDRRLLLTEIPDHKPVDALFHDKNGLRICKIYYPNGAKRGFMFYVRNKIIAKVIIKEGHHYIYTPDETGKFAAAVAWSTQGYRLLREGSNYIEKANEVSIVINKLQRVKILFRKDDFSILLYNFNALVARHEFQQGFLHTARVFSANGKLQEVLYAKGYKRAGRMASSYKYDEDGNLENKTDFYLDGSLYTKLEYNPDGTYFRKIFYKKDKPHRAVQFQNNKQVKRFVYYPDGSSLQQEVDFFEDGTRKKVTIFNQDGHVKRVLSRDNPNENLSVMEIELQQV; from the coding sequence ATGTTGAATATAGAAATAAAAGGATCCTGCGTAACGAGAGAGTCCTTCAATTATCAGGACAAGAAAACATACAAAGTAAATAAGTATATCTTTCAAAAGCCTTTAAAAGTCATTTCCACTGCTCCAGCTGCGCTCGGTGATGAGGCTTCAATTATCAGAGAAATAAAGCTGCAGCTTACCAATAACGAAAGTGTCAGCGACTTTGTGCTCAAACAGGTGGATGACAGCTTCACGAAGAAGTTCATTATTGGCGGCGCAGATTACTTCATTTTCGATTTGATTGACGAACGAATGCCAACACTTAAAATCGGGGAGACATACGTGGAACGTCGTCCAGAGATCCAGAAGGTTCTGGAGAGCTTCGGAGTGGATTTTCTAAATGAGCCGGGTAATGCGGACGATCTATACGGATACATCGATACCTTTATCGAGGGTTTGCAGCAGTATTATCCTTTAGAGAAGGTCATCCTGCATAAAGCCTTTGCTCAGTTTAAGGTTTCGGACGGGGAGCAGCTTGTTCCTCTTGCTTACACATTTCCAGATGAAGGTCATCGGAAGTACAGTGCCAGAAGAGCAGTAGAGACTAATTTATATTTGCATTCGTTATACGAATACATTGAAGCAAATTATCCTGAAATCCCTATTATCGAACTCAAGCATATGGACTACTATTCCACGCATGACCATGTGTACGGCCGGGGTTATTATCATTATAATGACGAATATTATCAGGACTTCTTATCTGCATTAGATGCTATTGTGAGCGGGAATCCAGCTGATGAAGACAAGCAAAAGCTGATTGCTGATGATAATCTTCACCTTTTCAAGCTTCAGCAAAACATTCTGGATATTACCGCAGGATTCGAGACGGACAGAAGACTGCTTTTAACAGAAATACCGGATCACAAGCCAGTCGATGCACTGTTCCATGATAAAAATGGATTGAGAATATGCAAAATTTATTATCCTAACGGTGCAAAGCGCGGGTTCATGTTTTATGTCAGGAATAAGATCATAGCAAAAGTGATTATCAAAGAAGGACATCATTATATCTACACGCCTGATGAAACGGGGAAATTTGCAGCAGCGGTTGCTTGGAGCACCCAGGGATACCGGTTATTGCGAGAGGGAAGCAACTATATCGAAAAAGCCAATGAAGTATCGATCGTTATCAATAAACTTCAAAGGGTTAAGATCTTGTTTAGAAAAGATGATTTCTCTATCCTGCTGTATAACTTCAATGCATTAGTTGCAAGGCATGAGTTCCAGCAAGGGTTCCTGCATACAGCCAGAGTATTTTCTGCAAATGGGAAGCTCCAGGAGGTACTGTATGCAAAAGGCTACAAGCGAGCCGGAAGAATGGCGTCTTCCTATAAATATGATGAAGACGGGAATTTGGAGAATAAAACAGATTTTTATCTGGATGGCAGTCTGTACACAAAACTAGAGTACAACCCGGACGGAACATACTTCCGAAAGATATTTTACAAAAAGGATAAGCCGCACCGCGCAGTTCAGTTCCAGAATAACAAACAAGTGAAACGATTTGTTTATTATCCGGATGGATCCTCTCTGCAGCAGGAAGTTGACTTTTTTGAAGATGGTACAAGAAAGAAAGTGACCATTTTCAATCAAGATGGTCATGTAAAAAGAGTGCTGAGCCGAGATAACCCAAATGAAAACCTGTCTGTTATGGAGATAGAGCTGCAGCAGGTATGA
- a CDS encoding CDP-glycerol glycerophosphotransferase family protein: MSVYSEVSNGSLVFKDGFLDFNGSVNLITRKRSTNKKYYVYDAAGQIITEENDESHNVTIKEIVYHKGKQVIFYLDKRMRLSFIVTRKHKSLTEEQIIEKAELAPSQRVWSIPLLNMILFIGVLRFRYTNIQEYEIALGYDKKHRFPIKYLFSKTIREKNTFNTSKLKLLYHTFFCIIPAKDLERIYIETSSINLPMFLRIHNDTANYYYPFKKSGFDKYSRKHYLYNTFNYHISKSLSVFIRKSVTGQLVFVYSNKLHKSIVMKEAIAYVIVKVFARKNNRIILFEKFCEGASESAYEIFKYARQQNDTMARFIIDSKSDLYPALIEQFGSKYIIKKNTLRSFYNIFKADALISSDLATHIQRRLYDNDRLIKKKILDNKNKIFLQHGVALATNVFERGYFNKRVPIAPDYIVTSSRRESRNFLKYANYTDDDIIPTGLPNLDLYVESKETVQKEEITFMLTWRPWDLTGGKTEGSYVGRYIQFIRMINSDPFYEGKKINVVLHPKAKVILRDQFPAIYADIQSKLYAGDIKDILLKTKVLISDYSSVTFYAFAGGSNVIFYWEDKVKAEKEYGARNILQKENAFGDIIYDFDQLNAFIQSNFVQEQKAAYQSKFSLMVERTDGNNTEETYNYIREILDKKRGLADVEYRNKRILRNERVLQLSGQENIQSK; encoded by the coding sequence TTGTCCGTCTACAGCGAAGTATCTAATGGCTCTCTCGTTTTCAAGGATGGGTTTCTGGACTTTAACGGTTCGGTGAATTTGATTACGAGAAAGAGAAGCACCAATAAGAAATACTATGTGTATGATGCAGCAGGCCAGATAATTACGGAAGAGAACGACGAGTCTCATAACGTTACGATTAAGGAAATTGTCTATCACAAAGGAAAGCAAGTCATTTTTTATTTGGACAAGCGAATGAGATTATCCTTTATTGTGACCCGTAAGCATAAAAGCCTTACAGAGGAGCAGATAATTGAAAAAGCTGAATTAGCTCCTTCGCAGCGTGTTTGGAGCATTCCTCTTTTGAATATGATTCTGTTCATAGGGGTTTTGCGATTCAGGTATACAAATATACAGGAATATGAGATCGCCCTAGGATATGACAAGAAGCACAGATTTCCGATCAAATATTTGTTCTCAAAGACGATACGCGAGAAGAATACCTTCAATACCAGTAAGCTGAAGCTTTTATATCATACATTCTTCTGCATCATCCCAGCCAAGGATCTCGAACGAATATACATAGAAACAAGCTCTATCAATTTACCGATGTTTCTTCGAATACATAACGACACGGCGAATTATTATTATCCGTTCAAGAAGAGCGGCTTTGATAAGTACAGCCGTAAGCACTATCTTTACAATACGTTCAATTACCATATAAGCAAGAGTTTATCTGTATTTATCAGGAAATCGGTCACAGGGCAGTTAGTTTTCGTGTACTCCAACAAGCTGCATAAATCGATCGTAATGAAAGAAGCAATTGCGTATGTGATTGTGAAAGTATTCGCCCGGAAAAATAATCGTATCATCCTTTTTGAGAAGTTTTGTGAAGGAGCCAGCGAATCAGCCTATGAGATCTTTAAATATGCCAGACAGCAAAACGATACGATGGCAAGATTCATTATTGATAGCAAATCGGACTTATACCCGGCATTAATCGAACAGTTTGGCAGCAAATATATCATCAAAAAAAATACGCTTAGAAGCTTTTATAATATCTTCAAAGCAGATGCATTGATTTCCTCAGATTTAGCTACTCATATCCAGCGTCGTCTGTACGACAATGATCGGTTGATCAAGAAGAAAATTCTAGATAACAAAAATAAAATATTCCTTCAGCATGGTGTAGCTTTAGCAACAAATGTATTTGAAAGAGGCTACTTCAATAAAAGAGTGCCGATTGCACCGGATTATATCGTAACGAGCTCCAGAAGAGAAAGTCGGAATTTTTTGAAGTATGCAAATTATACAGACGACGATATTATACCTACCGGTCTTCCTAATCTGGACCTGTATGTCGAATCAAAAGAGACAGTCCAAAAAGAAGAAATAACCTTCATGCTTACATGGAGACCTTGGGATCTGACAGGTGGTAAAACAGAAGGTTCTTATGTAGGCAGGTACATACAATTTATCCGTATGATCAACAGTGATCCTTTCTATGAAGGGAAAAAGATCAATGTAGTGCTTCACCCGAAAGCAAAGGTGATACTGCGTGATCAATTCCCTGCTATCTATGCCGACATACAATCCAAGCTATACGCTGGTGACATAAAAGATATCCTTCTTAAAACGAAAGTGCTTATCTCTGATTATTCTTCTGTTACGTTCTATGCATTTGCCGGCGGAAGCAATGTCATCTTCTATTGGGAGGATAAGGTAAAGGCAGAAAAAGAATATGGTGCCCGGAACATCCTGCAGAAGGAGAATGCATTTGGCGACATTATTTACGATTTCGATCAATTGAATGCTTTTATCCAGAGTAATTTTGTTCAGGAACAGAAAGCAGCCTACCAATCGAAATTCAGCCTGATGGTTGAGAGAACCGACGGAAACAATACCGAAGAAACGTACAACTATATACGTGAAATTCTCGATAAGAAGAGGGGATTGGCTGATGTTGAATATAGAAATAAAAGGATCCTGCGTAACGAGAGAGTCCTTCAATTATCAGGACAAGAAAACATACAAAGTAAATAA
- a CDS encoding phosphodiester glycosidase family protein produces MKQPFKIGFICLTVLLSFIILPIDLSPSTYDKTKVVFNSYDYNDSVYYVTKIYYQNELGKTSPVKKAYANDDFGKGLEEVLSFSKRQDASVAINASVFNPDKGEAYGIQMKDGEFQKEESDLGNSWLLGSDRAGRLYTFQSRFADKEIKEKNIVNTWQGFFPLVADGEWKNYYRSYTIPNIKIDNPRQIIMQDYYNNTYIYTFDGRTEQNSGITYTDFYHIIKNKIKYIRVAYVLDGGGSTSLVLDGKAKNDLIGTSKEKDGRKVADYIYFD; encoded by the coding sequence ATGAAGCAGCCATTCAAAATAGGTTTCATTTGCTTAACAGTATTGCTATCTTTCATCATCCTTCCTATAGATCTTTCCCCATCCACCTATGATAAAACCAAGGTGGTTTTTAATTCCTATGACTACAATGATTCCGTTTACTATGTAACCAAAATATATTATCAGAATGAACTTGGTAAGACCTCCCCGGTAAAGAAGGCATATGCAAACGATGACTTCGGCAAAGGCCTGGAGGAGGTACTATCCTTTTCAAAGAGACAGGATGCTAGCGTGGCGATCAATGCCAGTGTATTCAATCCCGACAAGGGTGAGGCTTATGGTATACAAATGAAAGATGGAGAATTCCAAAAAGAGGAAAGTGATTTGGGTAATAGCTGGCTGCTTGGCAGTGATCGTGCAGGCCGGCTGTATACGTTTCAGTCACGCTTTGCGGATAAGGAAATAAAAGAGAAGAATATCGTGAATACGTGGCAAGGTTTCTTTCCTTTGGTTGCAGATGGTGAGTGGAAAAACTACTATCGCTCCTATACCATTCCAAATATAAAAATCGATAATCCTCGGCAAATCATCATGCAGGATTATTACAACAATACTTACATCTATACATTCGATGGCAGAACAGAGCAAAACAGCGGCATAACCTATACGGACTTTTATCACATCATCAAAAATAAAATCAAATATATACGGGTTGCATATGTGCTGGATGGAGGAGGAAGTACATCTCTTGTCCTAGACGGGAAGGCGAAGAATGATTTAATTGGAACAAGTAAGGAAAAAGACGGGAGAAAAGTTGCTGATTATATCTATTTCGACTAA
- a CDS encoding LCP family protein, which yields MVLGRKEKRKKKRTWLKVTLSIIAVLIIAVAATGIYAANKAKTTVNTMQKGSDSIDMKQSVTKVKDQEKLNVLLLGVDQRDDDAGRSDALMVMSLDPANNSMKLISIPRDSRTEIVGHGTTDKINHAYAFGGVDMAIDTVENFLDTEIDYFAEMNMEGLSDFVDAVGGITVNNQLDWIDEGYYQKGYHYAQGEIQLDGPKAMGYVRMRHLDPDGDFGRNARQRQVIQAVIDKGASINSVSKIDDILSALGDNVQTNMDFSTMTDLFKNYRNVRQNSENYQIQGAGTTIDDIYYYEVSQEERDKVHDMIS from the coding sequence ATGGTTTTGGGCAGGAAAGAAAAGCGTAAGAAGAAAAGAACTTGGCTGAAAGTGACCTTGAGTATTATTGCTGTATTAATAATTGCCGTAGCAGCAACGGGCATCTATGCTGCCAATAAAGCGAAGACGACAGTTAATACGATGCAAAAAGGTTCAGATTCAATTGACATGAAACAATCAGTGACAAAAGTGAAGGATCAAGAGAAGCTGAATGTATTGTTGCTAGGTGTTGACCAGCGTGACGATGATGCAGGGCGCTCCGATGCACTGATGGTAATGTCGCTTGATCCAGCGAATAATTCTATGAAACTAATAAGTATTCCTCGTGACTCACGTACAGAAATTGTAGGACATGGAACAACCGATAAAATTAACCACGCATATGCATTCGGCGGAGTGGATATGGCAATTGATACCGTAGAGAACTTCCTGGATACTGAAATCGATTATTTCGCAGAAATGAACATGGAAGGTTTATCCGACTTTGTTGATGCAGTTGGCGGTATCACAGTGAATAACCAGCTTGATTGGATCGATGAAGGATATTACCAAAAAGGCTATCACTATGCACAGGGAGAAATTCAGCTGGACGGACCAAAAGCAATGGGCTATGTGCGCATGCGCCACTTGGATCCAGATGGCGACTTTGGCCGTAATGCTCGACAGCGTCAAGTAATCCAAGCGGTTATCGATAAAGGTGCAAGCATCAACTCTGTTAGCAAGATTGATGATATTTTAAGTGCGTTAGGTGATAACGTCCAAACGAATATGGACTTCTCAACGATGACGGATCTATTCAAGAACTACCGGAATGTGCGTCAGAACTCTGAGAATTACCAAATCCAGGGTGCAGGCACAACCATCGATGATATTTATTATTATGAAGTTTCTCAAGAGGAACGAGATAAAGTCCACGATATGATTTCATAG
- a CDS encoding LCP family protein, which translates to MTLQRQRRKKKKVRKFRLFMMVFLIAFLAIGSYAAYEYISASRAANADNNLSDEVEFNGSDENVDNVNVLVLGSDSRGGDNARADTIMIANYSSDTKQPKLISIMRDTYVNIPGYGFNKINAAYSIGGPELVRKTVTENFGIDINYYAEVDFKGFEKLVDAVAPDGIEVTVTPEMTTDQKALGVQLTEGTQRLHGEELLAYSRFRHDANGDYGRVQRQQEVLGKLKEEVASVTTVAKLPKMIGIANGYISTNVRNGLLLSMGTDVLRGKTADMETMRIPMDDTYHDARYGVGAVLEFNVGGLEQNAQEAQNFLNQ; encoded by the coding sequence GTGACTTTACAACGTCAGAGGCGCAAGAAGAAGAAGGTGCGCAAATTCAGACTGTTTATGATGGTATTCCTGATCGCATTCTTAGCGATTGGAAGTTATGCTGCATATGAATATATTTCTGCTTCGCGAGCTGCGAACGCAGATAATAATTTAAGCGATGAAGTTGAATTCAATGGTTCCGACGAAAATGTTGATAACGTAAATGTACTTGTACTCGGCAGTGATTCCCGCGGGGGAGATAATGCACGGGCTGATACAATCATGATTGCCAATTACAGCTCGGATACGAAACAGCCAAAGCTGATATCGATCATGCGTGATACGTATGTGAATATTCCTGGGTATGGTTTTAATAAAATCAATGCGGCCTATTCAATCGGCGGACCAGAACTAGTACGTAAGACAGTTACCGAAAACTTTGGAATCGATATTAATTATTATGCGGAGGTTGACTTTAAAGGCTTCGAGAAGCTCGTTGATGCCGTAGCACCAGATGGCATTGAAGTAACAGTGACACCAGAAATGACAACTGACCAGAAAGCATTGGGTGTACAGCTGACGGAAGGCACGCAAAGACTTCACGGTGAAGAGCTGCTAGCATACAGCCGTTTCCGCCATGATGCGAATGGTGACTACGGTCGGGTACAGCGGCAGCAGGAAGTCTTAGGTAAGCTGAAAGAGGAAGTTGCCAGTGTGACGACTGTTGCGAAGCTGCCTAAGATGATTGGTATTGCCAATGGGTATATCAGTACAAATGTGCGTAACGGATTGTTGTTGTCGATGGGAACAGATGTCCTAAGAGGAAAAACAGCGGATATGGAGACTATGCGTATTCCGATGGATGACACCTATCATGATGCTCGCTATGGTGTAGGAGCAGTGCTGGAATTTAATGTGGGCGGTTTGGAACAGAATGCCCAAGAAGCGCAAAACTTCTTAAATCAGTAA